One genomic window of Micropterus dolomieu isolate WLL.071019.BEF.003 ecotype Adirondacks linkage group LG14, ASM2129224v1, whole genome shotgun sequence includes the following:
- the unk gene encoding RING finger protein unkempt homolog isoform X2: protein MSKTHSQPPSSSAATTTGGPSSSSSSSSAGGSTSPATVLNVQPEKPQHYTYLKEFRTEQCPLFVQHKCTQHRPFSCFHWHFLNQRRRRPIRRRDGTFNYSPDVYCTKYDEGTGTCPDGDECPFLHRTAGDTERRYHLRYYKTGSCIHETDAKGHCSKNGSHCAFAHGSHDLRSPVYDIREVQVMDSQGGSGATEGGGDGQSGQAASTALIEKTLSEEPRWQDNNYVLSHYKTELCKKPPRLCRQGYACPYYHNSKDRRRSPHKHKYRALPCPAVKQSEEWGDPSKCEGAEGCQYCHTRTEQQFHPEIYKSTKCNDMQQCGSCPRGPFCAFAHVEKPFVPEEPSFPTPSSPPPSRPPDPLPTQEASSSPSRHNMGPRSGSGSVSDPFYPSAGSCVAEQGLLGSVLSLCEDVSGGAEPPSPWAGEGGYGRAPGFEREDQAKQRSFALEQRHRELASTQSKQDLLVFLPVGSPLSLSSSIPSSLAATPPSPAPLGPLGSGISSGMNANALPFYPTSETVESVVESALDDLDLNDFGVSALERSLESSSALPSVGVMLGGSQFQSSAPVNIPGSFSSSAPFSSPSPSPPIRPHASPFFSHLSQPGQSESTFLGPSHSSLGLNGMSTNIWEHFPSGQGSPGTPPTLLPSGPCADTSRLKQELEEAHRTLKQWGHSWRHTAQSWAALKADAEESRAHAARLAMEAERAKQAEEEAQRQASLLQEALESIRSGDNPHLALHQLQLLHRLPLESVLSLQAQLCSCLHAVEQAQNTVLEVAGKQDTDRPRDALPS from the exons ATGTCtaaaacacactcacagccCCCATCATCTTCGGCAGCGACGACTACCGGGGGACCTTCCTcgtcctcttcatcttcatccgCAGGGGGCTCGACATCTCCCGCAACCGTGTTGAACGTGCAGCCCGAGAAACCTCAACATTACAC ATATCTAAAAGAGTTCAGAACTGAGCAGTGCCCCCTGTTCGTACAGCATAAATGCACACAACACAGGCCTTTTTCCTGTTTCCACTGGCATTTCCTGAACCAGCGGCGCCGCAGGCCCATCCGCAGACGGGATGGAACCTTCAACTACAGCCCAGACGTTTACTGTACCAAATATGATGAGGGAACAGGCACCTGTCCTGATGGAGATGA ATGCCCGTTTCTACATCGGACAGCAGGTGACACAGAGCGAAGATACCACCTCCGCTACTATAAGACAGGATCCTGCATCCATGAAACAGATGCAAAAGGCCACTGCAGCAAAAACGGCTCCCACTGTGCTTTTGCACATGGATCTCATGACCTGCGCAGCCCTGTTTATGATATCAG AGAAGTGCAGGTAATGGATTCTCAGGGAGGCTCGGGGgccacagagggaggaggagatggacagTCAGGGCAGGCAGCAAGTACAGCCCTCATAGAGAAGACCCTGAGTGAGGAACCACGCTGGCAAG ATAACAACTACGTGCTGTCCCACTACAAGACAGAACTCTGTAAGAAACCACCGCGTCTGTGCCGTCAAGGTTATGCCTGTCCATACTACCATAACAGTAAAGACAGGAGACGCagcccacacaaacacaaatacag AGCATTGCCATGTCCAGCTGTGAAACAGAGTGAGGAATGGGGAGATCCCAGTAAATGTGAGGGAGCCGAGGGATGTCAATATTGCCACACAAGAACAGAACAACAGTTCCACCCAgag ATCTATAAATCCACTAAGTGTAATGACATGCAGCAGTGTGGCAGCTGTCCCAGAGGGCCCTTCTGTGCCTTTGCTCATGTTGAAA AGCCCTTTGTTCCAGAGGAACCGTCATTCCCCACACCAAGCTCCCCTCCACCCTCAAGACCTCCAGACCCTCTTCCCACCCAGGAAGCTTCTTCAAGTCCCAGCAGACACAACATGGGGCCCAGGTCTGGTTCTGGATCTGTTTCAGACCCTTTCTACCCATCTGCAGGGTCATGTGTAGCGGAGCAGGGACTGCTGGGTAGCGTTTTGTCTCTATGTGAGGATGTGAGTGGAGGAGCAGAGCCACCGTCTCCTTGGGCGGGAGAGGGAGGGTATGGCAGAGCGCCTGGATTTGAGAGGGAAGATCAG GCTAAGCAAAGGAGTTTTGCTCTTGAGCAGCGCCACAGAGAATTGGCATCAACACAAAGCAAACAG GACTTGTTAGTGTTTCTCCCTGTGGGCAGCCCTTTGAGTCTGTCATCCAGCATCCCCTCCAGTTTGGCCGCCACACCGCCCAGTCCTGCCCCTCTCGGCCCCCTGGGATCCGGCATCTCCTCAGGCATGAACGCTAACGCCCTTCCCTTTTACCCCACTAGTGAGACTGTAGAGTCAGTTGTTG AGTCAGCCCTGGATGATCTTGACCTGAATGATTTTGGTGTGTCGGCGTTGGAGAGGAGCTTGGAGAGCAGCTCTGCTCTGCCCAGTGTTGGAGTTATGCTGG GAGGTAGCCAGTTCCAGAGTTCTGCCCCAGTCAATATCCCCGGATCCTTTAGCAGCTCTGCTCCTTTTAGCTCCCCTTCACCATCTCCCCCAATCAGACCACACGCTTCACCATTCTTTTCCCACCTGTCACAACCTGGCCAATCAGAAAGCACCTTCCTGGGACCATCTCATAGCTCTTTAG GTCTGAATGGTATGAGCACTAATATTTGGGAGCATTTCCCATCAGGCCAGGGTTCCCCTGGCACCCCCCCAACCCTTTTGCCCTCTGGCCCCTGTGCAGACACTTCCAGGCTCAAACAGGAGCTGGAGGAAGCCCATAGGACACTGAAGCAGTGGGGTCACAGCTGGAGGCACACAGCTCAG TCGTGGGCTGCGCTGAAAGCAGATGCAGAGGAGTCCCGTGCTCATGCAGCACGGTTAGCCATGGAAGCCGAGAGAGCCAAGCAGGCTGAGGAGGAGGCACAGAGACAGGCTTCCCTCCTGCAGGAGGCACTGGAGAGCATAAGGAGTGGAGACAACCCCCATTTAgcactgcaccaactccagctaTTACACCGACTTCCCTTGGAGTCGGTCCTCAGTTTGCAGGCTCAGCTCTGTAGCTGCTTACATGCTGTGGAACAG GCACAGAACACAGTCCTGGAAGTGGCTGGCAagcaagacacagacagaccaagAGATGCACTGCCCAGCTAG
- the unk gene encoding RING finger protein unkempt homolog isoform X3 yields the protein MSKTHSQPPSSSAATTTGGPSSSSSSSSAGGSTSPATVLNVQPEKPQHYTYLKEFRTEQCPLFVQHKCTQHRPFSCFHWHFLNQRRRRPIRRRDGTFNYSPDVYCTKYDEGTGTCPDGDECPFLHRTAGDTERRYHLRYYKTGSCIHETDAKGHCSKNGSHCAFAHGSHDLRSPVYDIREVQVMDSQGGSGATEGGGDGQSGQAASTALIEKTLSEEPRWQDNNYVLSHYKTELCKKPPRLCRQGYACPYYHNSKDRRRSPHKHKYRALPCPAVKQSEEWGDPSKCEGAEGCQYCHTRTEQQFHPEIYKSTKCNDMQQCGSCPRGPFCAFAHVEKPFVPEEPSFPTPSSPPPSRPPDPLPTQEASSSPSRHNMGPRSGSGSVSDPFYPSAGSCVAEQGLLGSVLSLCEDVSGGAEPPSPWAGEGGYGRAPGFEREDQAKQRSFALEQRHRELASTQSKQDLLVFLPVGSPLSLSSSIPSSLAATPPSPAPLGPLGSGISSGMNANALPFYPTSETVESVVESALDDLDLNDFGVSALERSLESSSALPSVGVMLGGSQFQSSAPVNIPGSFSSSAPFSSPSPSPPIRPHASPFFSHLSQPGQSESTFLGPSHSSLGLNGMSTNIWEHFPSGQGSPGTPPTLLPSGPCADTSRLKQELEEAHRTLKQWGHSWRHTAQVVVGCAESRCRGVPCSCSTVSHGSRESQAG from the exons ATGTCtaaaacacactcacagccCCCATCATCTTCGGCAGCGACGACTACCGGGGGACCTTCCTcgtcctcttcatcttcatccgCAGGGGGCTCGACATCTCCCGCAACCGTGTTGAACGTGCAGCCCGAGAAACCTCAACATTACAC ATATCTAAAAGAGTTCAGAACTGAGCAGTGCCCCCTGTTCGTACAGCATAAATGCACACAACACAGGCCTTTTTCCTGTTTCCACTGGCATTTCCTGAACCAGCGGCGCCGCAGGCCCATCCGCAGACGGGATGGAACCTTCAACTACAGCCCAGACGTTTACTGTACCAAATATGATGAGGGAACAGGCACCTGTCCTGATGGAGATGA ATGCCCGTTTCTACATCGGACAGCAGGTGACACAGAGCGAAGATACCACCTCCGCTACTATAAGACAGGATCCTGCATCCATGAAACAGATGCAAAAGGCCACTGCAGCAAAAACGGCTCCCACTGTGCTTTTGCACATGGATCTCATGACCTGCGCAGCCCTGTTTATGATATCAG AGAAGTGCAGGTAATGGATTCTCAGGGAGGCTCGGGGgccacagagggaggaggagatggacagTCAGGGCAGGCAGCAAGTACAGCCCTCATAGAGAAGACCCTGAGTGAGGAACCACGCTGGCAAG ATAACAACTACGTGCTGTCCCACTACAAGACAGAACTCTGTAAGAAACCACCGCGTCTGTGCCGTCAAGGTTATGCCTGTCCATACTACCATAACAGTAAAGACAGGAGACGCagcccacacaaacacaaatacag AGCATTGCCATGTCCAGCTGTGAAACAGAGTGAGGAATGGGGAGATCCCAGTAAATGTGAGGGAGCCGAGGGATGTCAATATTGCCACACAAGAACAGAACAACAGTTCCACCCAgag ATCTATAAATCCACTAAGTGTAATGACATGCAGCAGTGTGGCAGCTGTCCCAGAGGGCCCTTCTGTGCCTTTGCTCATGTTGAAA AGCCCTTTGTTCCAGAGGAACCGTCATTCCCCACACCAAGCTCCCCTCCACCCTCAAGACCTCCAGACCCTCTTCCCACCCAGGAAGCTTCTTCAAGTCCCAGCAGACACAACATGGGGCCCAGGTCTGGTTCTGGATCTGTTTCAGACCCTTTCTACCCATCTGCAGGGTCATGTGTAGCGGAGCAGGGACTGCTGGGTAGCGTTTTGTCTCTATGTGAGGATGTGAGTGGAGGAGCAGAGCCACCGTCTCCTTGGGCGGGAGAGGGAGGGTATGGCAGAGCGCCTGGATTTGAGAGGGAAGATCAG GCTAAGCAAAGGAGTTTTGCTCTTGAGCAGCGCCACAGAGAATTGGCATCAACACAAAGCAAACAG GACTTGTTAGTGTTTCTCCCTGTGGGCAGCCCTTTGAGTCTGTCATCCAGCATCCCCTCCAGTTTGGCCGCCACACCGCCCAGTCCTGCCCCTCTCGGCCCCCTGGGATCCGGCATCTCCTCAGGCATGAACGCTAACGCCCTTCCCTTTTACCCCACTAGTGAGACTGTAGAGTCAGTTGTTG AGTCAGCCCTGGATGATCTTGACCTGAATGATTTTGGTGTGTCGGCGTTGGAGAGGAGCTTGGAGAGCAGCTCTGCTCTGCCCAGTGTTGGAGTTATGCTGG GAGGTAGCCAGTTCCAGAGTTCTGCCCCAGTCAATATCCCCGGATCCTTTAGCAGCTCTGCTCCTTTTAGCTCCCCTTCACCATCTCCCCCAATCAGACCACACGCTTCACCATTCTTTTCCCACCTGTCACAACCTGGCCAATCAGAAAGCACCTTCCTGGGACCATCTCATAGCTCTTTAG GTCTGAATGGTATGAGCACTAATATTTGGGAGCATTTCCCATCAGGCCAGGGTTCCCCTGGCACCCCCCCAACCCTTTTGCCCTCTGGCCCCTGTGCAGACACTTCCAGGCTCAAACAGGAGCTGGAGGAAGCCCATAGGACACTGAAGCAGTGGGGTCACAGCTGGAGGCACACAGCTCAGGTAG TCGTGGGCTGCGCTGAAAGCAGATGCAGAGGAGTCCCGTGCTCATGCAGCACGGTTAGCCATGGAAGCCGAGAGAGCCAAGCAGGCTGA
- the unk gene encoding RING finger protein unkempt homolog isoform X1, whose amino-acid sequence MSKTHSQPPSSSAATTTGGPSSSSSSSSAGGSTSPATVLNVQPEKPQHYTYLKEFRTEQCPLFVQHKCTQHRPFSCFHWHFLNQRRRRPIRRRDGTFNYSPDVYCTKYDEGTGTCPDGDECPFLHRTAGDTERRYHLRYYKTGSCIHETDAKGHCSKNGSHCAFAHGSHDLRSPVYDIREVQVMDSQGGSGATEGGGDGQSGQAASTALIEKTLSEEPRWQDNNYVLSHYKTELCKKPPRLCRQGYACPYYHNSKDRRRSPHKHKYRALPCPAVKQSEEWGDPSKCEGAEGCQYCHTRTEQQFHPEIYKSTKCNDMQQCGSCPRGPFCAFAHVEKPFVPEEPSFPTPSSPPPSRPPDPLPTQEASSSPSRHNMGPRSGSGSVSDPFYPSAGSCVAEQGLLGSVLSLCEDVSGGAEPPSPWAGEGGYGRAPGFEREDQAKQRSFALEQRHRELASTQSKQDLLVFLPVGSPLSLSSSIPSSLAATPPSPAPLGPLGSGISSGMNANALPFYPTSETVESVVESALDDLDLNDFGVSALERSLESSSALPSVGVMLGGSQFQSSAPVNIPGSFSSSAPFSSPSPSPPIRPHASPFFSHLSQPGQSESTFLGPSHSSLGLNGMSTNIWEHFPSGQGSPGTPPTLLPSGPCADTSRLKQELEEAHRTLKQWGHSWRHTAQSWAALKADAEESRAHAARLAMEAERAKQAEEEAQRQASLLQEALESIRSGDNPHLALHQLQLLHRLPLESVLSLQAQLCSCLHAVEQVVYRKQRQCCVTCGEQGSVSLPCGHGLQCETCSTSTECPLCPEQTLEQQLS is encoded by the exons ATGTCtaaaacacactcacagccCCCATCATCTTCGGCAGCGACGACTACCGGGGGACCTTCCTcgtcctcttcatcttcatccgCAGGGGGCTCGACATCTCCCGCAACCGTGTTGAACGTGCAGCCCGAGAAACCTCAACATTACAC ATATCTAAAAGAGTTCAGAACTGAGCAGTGCCCCCTGTTCGTACAGCATAAATGCACACAACACAGGCCTTTTTCCTGTTTCCACTGGCATTTCCTGAACCAGCGGCGCCGCAGGCCCATCCGCAGACGGGATGGAACCTTCAACTACAGCCCAGACGTTTACTGTACCAAATATGATGAGGGAACAGGCACCTGTCCTGATGGAGATGA ATGCCCGTTTCTACATCGGACAGCAGGTGACACAGAGCGAAGATACCACCTCCGCTACTATAAGACAGGATCCTGCATCCATGAAACAGATGCAAAAGGCCACTGCAGCAAAAACGGCTCCCACTGTGCTTTTGCACATGGATCTCATGACCTGCGCAGCCCTGTTTATGATATCAG AGAAGTGCAGGTAATGGATTCTCAGGGAGGCTCGGGGgccacagagggaggaggagatggacagTCAGGGCAGGCAGCAAGTACAGCCCTCATAGAGAAGACCCTGAGTGAGGAACCACGCTGGCAAG ATAACAACTACGTGCTGTCCCACTACAAGACAGAACTCTGTAAGAAACCACCGCGTCTGTGCCGTCAAGGTTATGCCTGTCCATACTACCATAACAGTAAAGACAGGAGACGCagcccacacaaacacaaatacag AGCATTGCCATGTCCAGCTGTGAAACAGAGTGAGGAATGGGGAGATCCCAGTAAATGTGAGGGAGCCGAGGGATGTCAATATTGCCACACAAGAACAGAACAACAGTTCCACCCAgag ATCTATAAATCCACTAAGTGTAATGACATGCAGCAGTGTGGCAGCTGTCCCAGAGGGCCCTTCTGTGCCTTTGCTCATGTTGAAA AGCCCTTTGTTCCAGAGGAACCGTCATTCCCCACACCAAGCTCCCCTCCACCCTCAAGACCTCCAGACCCTCTTCCCACCCAGGAAGCTTCTTCAAGTCCCAGCAGACACAACATGGGGCCCAGGTCTGGTTCTGGATCTGTTTCAGACCCTTTCTACCCATCTGCAGGGTCATGTGTAGCGGAGCAGGGACTGCTGGGTAGCGTTTTGTCTCTATGTGAGGATGTGAGTGGAGGAGCAGAGCCACCGTCTCCTTGGGCGGGAGAGGGAGGGTATGGCAGAGCGCCTGGATTTGAGAGGGAAGATCAG GCTAAGCAAAGGAGTTTTGCTCTTGAGCAGCGCCACAGAGAATTGGCATCAACACAAAGCAAACAG GACTTGTTAGTGTTTCTCCCTGTGGGCAGCCCTTTGAGTCTGTCATCCAGCATCCCCTCCAGTTTGGCCGCCACACCGCCCAGTCCTGCCCCTCTCGGCCCCCTGGGATCCGGCATCTCCTCAGGCATGAACGCTAACGCCCTTCCCTTTTACCCCACTAGTGAGACTGTAGAGTCAGTTGTTG AGTCAGCCCTGGATGATCTTGACCTGAATGATTTTGGTGTGTCGGCGTTGGAGAGGAGCTTGGAGAGCAGCTCTGCTCTGCCCAGTGTTGGAGTTATGCTGG GAGGTAGCCAGTTCCAGAGTTCTGCCCCAGTCAATATCCCCGGATCCTTTAGCAGCTCTGCTCCTTTTAGCTCCCCTTCACCATCTCCCCCAATCAGACCACACGCTTCACCATTCTTTTCCCACCTGTCACAACCTGGCCAATCAGAAAGCACCTTCCTGGGACCATCTCATAGCTCTTTAG GTCTGAATGGTATGAGCACTAATATTTGGGAGCATTTCCCATCAGGCCAGGGTTCCCCTGGCACCCCCCCAACCCTTTTGCCCTCTGGCCCCTGTGCAGACACTTCCAGGCTCAAACAGGAGCTGGAGGAAGCCCATAGGACACTGAAGCAGTGGGGTCACAGCTGGAGGCACACAGCTCAG TCGTGGGCTGCGCTGAAAGCAGATGCAGAGGAGTCCCGTGCTCATGCAGCACGGTTAGCCATGGAAGCCGAGAGAGCCAAGCAGGCTGAGGAGGAGGCACAGAGACAGGCTTCCCTCCTGCAGGAGGCACTGGAGAGCATAAGGAGTGGAGACAACCCCCATTTAgcactgcaccaactccagctaTTACACCGACTTCCCTTGGAGTCGGTCCTCAGTTTGCAGGCTCAGCTCTGTAGCTGCTTACATGCTGTGGAACAG GTGGTATACAGGAAACAGAGACAGTGCTGTGTGACATGTGGAGAGCAGGGCTCAGTGTCACTGCCCTGTGGCCATGGACTACAATGTGAGACCTGCTCCACCTCTACGGAGTGCCCGCTCTGCCCTGAACAGACCCTGGAGCAGCAGCTCTCTTGA